A genomic segment from Aegilops tauschii subsp. strangulata cultivar AL8/78 chromosome 1, Aet v6.0, whole genome shotgun sequence encodes:
- the LOC141027932 gene encoding uncharacterized protein: MQQKLLLALLLASRKLRHYFHGHLVKVISAYPLEQVLRSLNAAGRVAEWNIELQAFQLEYCTTRVIKGAALTDFMEEWVDRYKEEPRKNQSLLPGDEVTCGWVLYFDGTFSRQGAGAGVSNNITEYEGLIAGLKAASTLGIKRLTIKGDSQLLVNFSNKKYKPKDEHMAAYLEEVCKLEKRFLGLELQHIPRGVNMEADGIIKQASYRELGAQASSKKQATAYCLKEGELYSRRPNGISLQCISEEQGRELLATFMGEIAGTTPHCAPSSASGYSYLCVAIDKFTKWAEVEPVRAIPAGSAVKFIRGLVTQFGIPNRIIIDNGSQFTSGLFKSYYASIGTQICYASVAHPRSNGQAECANAEVHKGLKSRSSKKKLEAYGKGCCRCNKPWVHCPDRAQA, from the exons ATGCAGCAGAAGCTCCTCCTCGCACTCCTCCTCGCCTCCAGGAAGTTGCGCCACTACTTCCATGGCCACCTCGTAAAGGTCATCTCTGCGTACCCCTTGGAGCAGGTTCTACGCAGCCTCAACGCTGCCGGCAGAGTCGCTGAATGGAACATTGAGCTGCAGGCCTTCCAGTTGGAATACTGCACCACCCGGGTCATCAAGGGAGCAGCCCTCACCGACTTCATGGAAgaatgggtagaccggtacaagGAAGAGCCTCGCAAGAACCAATCCCTCCTGCCTGGGGATGAGGTGACCTGTGGTTGGGTCTTGTACTTCGACGGCACCTTCTCGAggcagggcgcgggggctggg gtctccaacaatatcacGGAGTATGAGGGCCTCATCGCTGGCCTCAAGGCCGCCTCTACCCTGGGCATCAAGCGCCTCACTATCAAGGGCGATTCTCAGCTCCtagtcaacttctccaacaaaaaGTACAAGCCCAAGGATGAGCACATGGCAGCCTACCTAGAGGAGGTATGCAAACTCGAGAAGCGCTTCCTTGGTTTAGAGCTGCAGCACATTCCCCGTGGCGTCAACATGGAAGCCGACGGCATCATCAAGCAGGCGTCATACCGCGAGCTTGGAGCCCAGGCGTCTTCGAAGAAA CAAGCCACCGCCTATTGTTTGAAAGAAGGAGAGTTGTACAGCAGGCGCCCCAATGGCATTTCATTGCAGTGCATCTCGGAAGAGCAAGGGCGTGAGCTGCTCGCCACGTTCATGGGGGAGATTGCGGGCACCACTCCTCATTGCGCACCCTCATCGGCAAG TGGCTACAGCTACCTCTGCGTCGCCAtcgataaattcactaagtgggcGGAGGTCGAGCCCGTACGTGCCATCCCAGCAGGCTCAGCCGTCAAGTTCATCAGGGGCCTCGTGACCCAGTTTGGcatccccaaccgcatcatcatcGACAATGGCTCCCAGTTCACAAGCGGCCTCTTCAAGTCATACTATGCCAGCATCGGCACACAGATCTGCTATGCCTCAGTGGCGCACCctaggagcaatggccaggctgaGTGTGCCAACGCTGAAGTCCACAAGGGCCTCAagtcaaggagctccaagaagaagctcgaggcctatGGCAAGGGCtgctgtcggtgcaacaaaccctgggtccatTGCCCAGACCGTGCACAGGCCTAA